The Brachypodium distachyon strain Bd21 chromosome 4, Brachypodium_distachyon_v3.0, whole genome shotgun sequence nucleotide sequence CCTCGTGTTATTAAGACATATTTTATCAAAATATATCCATAGTTCTGTAGTAGAGTAGTTACAATagttgttgtttttatttatttattcaggGTACAAGAAGGAGGCCCGATGCTCGATCAACACGACGGATCCAAGTAATTTACTTGtgtctcttctcttttttccttaGAACAGCATTGGTACGGAGTAGGATGCATCGGACGaattcagctcatccttcgtCTCCACCGCCTCGTCGAACAGCCACTTCTCGATTGAAGACAGTGACACCTGCTGCTGAACGCCGGCGAAGTTAATCAGCTCCGCACCGGTGCCGGAGAAGCTGTAGTCGTCAAAGGTAGGCGGCAAAGCGTACTCATTGGCCTCAATGACATGGACAACGGTGCTGGGTTTGGCGTCAGCATATGAGGCACTCTGCGATGATTTTGTTGGCGCCGAGGCTGGGGGTGCAGAAGTCTTCATGAAGCCATGGAGCAGCCTAGAGATATTGTCCACGCTGTAGGCAtaggatgatgatgaggaggagcgGGTGCTGGTGGATTCGGGTGGCTGTGGCGGCAGGGCGAAGATGGCGCCCATGGCCTCCAGCTTCTTGAGCCTCTTCCTGAGGTGCGTGTTCCAATAGTTCTTGATGTCGTTGTCAGTCCTATTCGGCAGGTATGACGCAATAGCGGCCCACCTGCCATGTCCAAACATAAGTTAGATCAAATTTATCGCCGTCAACGTACCACGATCGCAGTCATTGTCTGTCTTAGCTGAGTGTATGCATATTACACTACCTAGTACTTCTTATCGACTAGAAAAAAAGTATCGACTAGGTTATTTTAGTCAACTCACTTCTTTAATGGTTTTTATCTTTTCTGTAATTCAATTGTACGATGTAAATACAACTAGCTATTAGTGTGCTAAAAACTAACAGTATTAAGACATCTTTACATATGTTAGATTATGATTTTATCCATGTTTTTTActtctaatttgtttttggaGTGGTACTCTCATGTACCTCTGCTGGAGCATGAAAAAGTACTGATTAATCTAGACCCTTAGGTCAAAGAAAATAGACGGTTTATATTCATTGTGGGGTACGAACCTGTACCATACATGCATCATTTGAAACAAATGATGAAGGCAAGACGAAGAAGCTGGcgaatatataattatatataccTGTTGCCGAGGAGGGACTGGAGGTGGACGATGACGCTATCCTCCTGGGGCGTGAAGTCGCCACGGCGGATGCCGGGGCGGAGGTAGTTGACCCACCGGAGGCGGCAGCTCTTGCTGCACCGGGCAAGGCCCGTGGACGCTGGCACCGACCGCCAGTTGCCCGGCCCGTGCTCCTGCACGTACGAGGCCAGAACGATGTCTTCTTCCAGCGTCCATGGCCCTTTCTTGACCCCCATCTTGTCGCAGCACGGCGGCCGGCCCATTGATAAATTCACTGATCTTCGATCTTGATCTCGTCGATCTATTTCTGCTAGTAGCTGGGAAACATATGTCTATCAACTCTCTGAAAATTctattgtgtgtgtgtgtgtgtatagagagagagatagagaaagGAACAGAAGGCCGGGGagctgatgaagaaatttGACAGAGAGTGAGCGGATGAATTGAAGGGAGAGTGTGGCCGAGCTTCTTTTCACTTGCTGTCTGCCGTCTGCGAGCTATTCAAGCCTACGGCAACATGGCATAAAGTGAAGGGCCTGGAGTTTGAACAAAATTTTGAGTACGTAGCACTTTGACACATTGCCGCACGTGACcattaatttaattttctgCTTTCCGTCAACAACATCACATAAAtgatatacttcctccgtccaacaaaagatgtctcaagtttgtcaaaatttgaatgtatttagacataaCTTACTATATAGATGCTTTCGAATTTGGtaaaaattgagacatcctttgttggatggaagGAGTAGAAACGTTCGCTCCATGGATAGACACGGCCCTAAAAGCCTTTAAAGGAAGGGTACATAGGAGAGTATCGTCCTAGGGTAGCTTAGgttagcttagctagctaacTTGCTAGACAGAGAGCTGTACTGCCAACCGCTTAACATTACTCTTAACACTATTTACCATGTAAGGtttgaatatatatataggagaTTACTTTTGcgtttgcattgcatgcaagATTGGATTCCGGTGGCTAGCTCCTTGATTTCTCGAGGCATTCCATTCCTCAATATGTGATGTTGTGAAGGAACCAACATTTGTGATGAGCTGACAAAATAATGTTTGTGAAAGATAGTGATGGACTAATGTACATAGTTAACTAGAGTAAAACAGTACAGGTTTAGAATTTAGTGTTCAAACACTTGACTTCTCACATCTCCACTCTCTATCTCCTAGCTGTGTCTGGATAGAGACTGGAGTACAGGTAAAATCAGTTTAAATTTTCACATATGGGCACACGCACAtgttggctgtgtgcatcatttcGATGTAGAAGCAAGAGGTGTAGTTAAcctcttttttgaaaaaaaaattgtgggcACACGCACAACTCCAGTCTGGACTTCGACGCAGAAATTACAAACCAATCATCTTTGCTTGTATGTAGATTATGATTATACCCAGCTTTTCCGATCCTCCTTTTTTTAGATGGTATTATGTACCTACATACGTAATAGAGTATTAAGTAGtatcaattaattaattaattaatctagACACTCAAatcaaaaaaaatagatggcTTCTATTTGTTGAAGTATAATTGAATTGTCCCCCACCAGTTTGAACTTTTGAGTGAACTGGTGGTACATGAAATTAAGTTAATATGATACTATGGCCAAGAAGTCTTGAAttaaagatcaatcacatgaaaaCGCACGCGCTCACACGACAATCACCGGATTATGGTCAAAGGTCAATCACATGAAAACGTACACGCTCACACGACAATCACcggaaaagtatatttttcgtccctcaactaATCAAAAAGTACACAAATGGTCATTCAACTTTTTTCCGTGTACGTTTCGTCCCTCAATTGTTGAAACCTGACAGCAATGGTCCTCTGCTAATGCGAAGTGTTATTAGTTTTTGACAAGGcaccaaaaatatatttttctctagATTAAAAAGGGAT carries:
- the LOC100841169 gene encoding myb-related protein 306, producing the protein MGRPPCCDKMGVKKGPWTLEEDIVLASYVQEHGPGNWRSVPASTGLARCSKSCRLRWVNYLRPGIRRGDFTPQEDSVIVHLQSLLGNRWAAIASYLPNRTDNDIKNYWNTHLRKRLKKLEAMGAIFALPPQPPESTSTRSSSSSSYAYSVDNISRLLHGFMKTSAPPASAPTKSSQSASYADAKPSTVVHVIEANEYALPPTFDDYSFSGTGAELINFAGVQQQVSLSSIEKWLFDEAVETKDELNSSDASYSVPMLF